In Antedon mediterranea chromosome 10, ecAntMedi1.1, whole genome shotgun sequence, one genomic interval encodes:
- the LOC140061247 gene encoding uncharacterized protein: MVKIVIIFSDTINDLFLAQHVRDPTRYRIGEHPNVLDLVLTSNEDSISEVLQAPPLGKSDHMVLRFKIPVNLIKDEVVEVRNYFHADYDKFRGFLDGVDWDTELLDKDGLHSHGSFHEILSRGMEQFVPKCKKHLSGNFKRPLWFTKEVDKSIKQKNKYWKQYIKAKRKGHDCASVKWNTFIRVKNYTVNLIKSSKRIFENKITNEVKVNEKSFWRYINSQLNTRSGIPTLGNFEGKLVVDDQDKAESFNSFFSSVFCKENLSNVPNLDKKIEASLSDIEFNVEDIHKLFSNLVLIELKDQIAYSLSLIFTRLFNDQKVPISWKESIYLESNGLLCNEQFGFRQGRSCALQLLDVLESWTTNLHNHDSFDCVYLDYKKAFDSVPHQRLLVKLKGFGITGNLLGWFSNYLSNRTQRRDIDSASHWSNVWQLPFNDTKCKVFHYGRDNPNFLYSMAGNLLHEVKQEKDLGVTFDPSLIFNLHVTDICKRANKKLGMIYRFFKFLNKDGFFKLYKSMVRPTLEYCNTVYNPIRKRDQDEIEKVQQRAARLIPRYRNIPYEQRLRILGLPTMRYRRQRVDIIQVFRIVKGFDRISINTSFEFDIESRTRGHPYKLKFKSSRLNIRRDTFSRRVILL, encoded by the exons ATGGTAAAAATAGTCATAATTTTTTCCGACACCATTAATGACTTATTTTTAGCTCAGCATGTACGAGACCCAACACGTTACAGAATAGGAGAACATCCCAATGTTCTGGACCTGGTACTTACATCTAATGAGGATTCTATTAGTGAGGTCCTTCAAGCTCCACCATTAGGTAAGAGTGATCATATGGTACTTCGATTTAAAATTCCAGTTAATCTAATCAAAGATGAGGTGGTAGAGGTCAGAAATTATTTCCATGCTGATTATGATAAGTTTCGTGGTTTTCTTGATGGTGTCGATTGGGACACTGAGTTATTGGATAAGGACGGGTTACACTCGCACGGTTCTTTTCATGAGATCTTATCTAGAGGTATGGAACAGTTTGTTCCAAAGTGTAAGAAACACTTGTCTGGAAATTTTAAGAGACCTTTGTGGTTTACTAAAGAGGTTGATAAGTCTATTAAACAGAAGAATAAATACTGGAAACAGTATATCAAAGCAAAACGTAAAGGGCATGACTGTGCTAGTGTCAAATGGAACACGTTTATTAGAGTAAAGAATTATACTGTCAATTTGATTAAGAGTTCTAAAAGAATCTTCGAAAATAAGATTACAAATGAGGTTAAAGTCAATGAAAAGTCTTtttggcgctatataaattctCAGCTAAACACCAGATCTGGTATTCCTACTCTTGGAAATTTTGAAGGTAAACTTGTTGTAGATGACCAAGATAAAGCCGAgtcttttaattctttttttagcAGTGTCTTTTGTAAGGAGAACTTATCGAATGTTCCGAATCTTGATAAAAAGATTGAGGCTTCTTTATCAGATATTGAGTTTAATGTAGAAGATATTCATAAGCTGTTCTCTAACTTAGTTTTGATTGAATTAAAGGATCAAATTGCTTACTCTCTCAGTCTAATATTCACTAGATTATTCAATGATCAGAAGGTCCCTATATCGTGGAAGGAGTCAATT TATCTTGAGAGTAATGGTCTTTTGTGCAATGAGCAATTTGGATTCAGACAAGGTAGATCATGTGCATTACAACTACTTGATGTCCTGGAGAGTTGGACTACTAACCTGCATAATCATGATAGCTTTGATTGTGTCTATTTAGACTATAAAAAGGCTTTTGATAGTGTGCCACACCAAAGGCTTCTAGTCAAATTGAAAGGTTTTGGTATTACGGGAAATCTACTAGGTTGGTTCTCTAATTATTTGTCAAATAGAACACAACGA AGAGACATTGACAGTGCTTCCCATTGGTCTAATGTTTGGCAATTGCCATTTAATGACACTAAGTGTAAGGTATTTCATTATGGTCGTGATAATCCCAATTTCTTGTATTCAATGGCTGGTAATTTACTACATGAGGTAAAGCAGGAGAAAGATCTAGGTGTTACCTTTGATCCTAGTTTAATCTTTAATTTGCATGTAACGGATATTTGTAAAAGAGCTAATAAGAAACTAGGAATGAtttatagattttttaaattcttgaataaagatggatttttTAAGCTGTATAAGTCTATGGTTAGGCCAACGCTTGAATATTGTAACACTGTTTATAATCCTATTAGAAAACGAGATCAGGATGAGATAGAGAAGGTCCAGCAAAGAGCAGCAAGATTGATTCCTAGGTACCGTAATATTCCTTATGAACAACGTTTGAGaattcttggtcttcctaccaTGAGATATCGAAGGCAGAGAGTGGATATTATCCAAGTTTTTAGGATTGTTAAAGGTTTCGATCGTATTTCGATCAACACATCTTTTGAATTTGATATAGAATCTCGGACACGTGGACACCCATATAAACTCAAGTTTAAAAGCTCTCGTCTTAATATTAGGAGGGACACGTTCTCCAGGAGAGTTATTCTCCTATAG